One window of Saccharopolyspora phatthalungensis genomic DNA carries:
- a CDS encoding metal ABC transporter solute-binding protein, Zn/Mn family: MTVRSRSAATALAGLTATALALTACGTGDQAAPGGGDKIKVIASTNVWASVVQAVGGDGVEVESIIKDPSADPHSYESSPQDAAKVTEAQLVVLNGGGYDEFMEQILGNGGQGKPTVEAFKDEHAQPAGEHGAADEHDHGGHDHSVNEHVWYDMHVVHEVADQVATELGKLQPAKTEQFHQAADRFEQQVDALEGRVGEIAAANHGKRVIVTEPVAHYLVEAAQLQDITPPGFVNAVEAESDPSAAAVAEIQNVVNAKQAAAVIYNPQTESPVTRNVRAAAEQNQTPVVEMTETLPQDKTYVQWMDAQITALQNALNQNR; this comes from the coding sequence ATGACCGTCCGCAGCCGCTCTGCTGCCACTGCCTTAGCCGGCCTCACCGCCACCGCCCTCGCCCTGACGGCCTGCGGCACCGGTGACCAGGCGGCTCCGGGCGGCGGTGACAAGATCAAGGTCATCGCCTCCACGAACGTGTGGGCCAGCGTCGTGCAGGCCGTCGGCGGCGACGGCGTCGAGGTGGAGTCGATCATTAAGGACCCCAGCGCCGACCCGCACTCCTACGAGAGCAGCCCGCAGGATGCCGCGAAGGTTACCGAGGCACAGTTGGTGGTGCTCAATGGCGGCGGGTACGACGAGTTCATGGAGCAGATCCTGGGCAACGGCGGGCAGGGCAAGCCCACCGTGGAGGCGTTCAAGGACGAGCACGCCCAGCCCGCGGGTGAGCATGGCGCAGCCGACGAGCACGACCACGGGGGCCACGACCACTCGGTGAACGAACACGTCTGGTACGACATGCACGTGGTGCACGAGGTGGCCGATCAGGTCGCCACCGAACTGGGCAAGCTGCAGCCGGCCAAGACCGAGCAGTTCCACCAGGCCGCCGACCGCTTCGAGCAGCAGGTCGACGCGTTGGAGGGCCGGGTCGGCGAGATCGCCGCGGCGAACCACGGCAAGCGGGTGATCGTCACCGAGCCGGTCGCGCATTACCTGGTGGAGGCGGCGCAGCTGCAGGACATCACCCCGCCCGGGTTCGTCAACGCCGTCGAGGCGGAGAGCGACCCGTCGGCGGCCGCGGTCGCCGAGATCCAGAACGTCGTGAACGCCAAGCAGGCCGCGGCGGTCATCTACAACCCGCAGACCGAGTCGCCGGTCACCCGCAACGTGCGCGCTGCCGCCGAGCAGAACCAGACCCCGGTGGTGGAGATGACCGAGACGTTGCCGCAGGACAAGACCTACGTGCAGTGGATGGACG
- a CDS encoding ABC transporter ATP-binding protein, with amino-acid sequence MAEVAYVNASRVYQGNPPVRAVDQLALDIADGEFLVLVGPSGSGKSTALRMLAGLEDVDEGGITIGGDDVTHAPPKARDIAMVFQSYALYPHMTVAENMGFALKLRKTPKGVINEKVTEAAKMLDLEKYLDRKPKALSGGQRQRVAMGRAIVREPSVFLMDEPLSNLDAKLRVETRANIAALQKRLGTTTIYVTHDQVEAMTMGHRVAVLKDGLLQQVATPRELYENPANAFVAGFIGSPAMNLKTVPLTSEGAVLDGTTIALPREAIAAAGGLKEVTFGVRPEALSLTSGDGSGLAMTVELVEELGADALIHGVIDVNGSPERFVVRTDGRTPPALGQKVTVALRDHSEIHLFHPETGVRLAV; translated from the coding sequence ATGGCCGAGGTTGCGTACGTCAACGCATCGCGCGTTTACCAGGGGAACCCGCCGGTTCGCGCCGTCGACCAACTAGCCTTGGACATCGCCGACGGCGAGTTCCTGGTGCTGGTAGGTCCGTCCGGCTCCGGCAAGTCGACGGCGTTGCGGATGCTCGCCGGTCTTGAGGATGTCGACGAGGGCGGCATCACCATCGGTGGCGACGATGTCACCCACGCCCCGCCGAAGGCGCGGGACATCGCCATGGTGTTCCAGTCTTACGCCCTCTACCCGCACATGACGGTGGCCGAGAACATGGGCTTCGCGCTCAAGCTGCGCAAGACGCCCAAGGGCGTCATCAACGAGAAGGTCACCGAGGCGGCCAAGATGCTCGACCTTGAGAAGTACTTGGACCGCAAGCCCAAGGCGCTCTCCGGTGGGCAGCGGCAGCGGGTGGCGATGGGGCGTGCGATCGTCCGCGAGCCCAGCGTGTTCCTGATGGACGAGCCGCTGTCCAACCTCGATGCCAAGCTGCGGGTGGAGACCCGCGCCAACATCGCCGCGCTGCAGAAGCGGCTGGGCACGACCACCATCTACGTCACCCACGACCAGGTCGAGGCGATGACCATGGGCCACCGCGTCGCGGTGCTCAAGGACGGGCTGCTGCAGCAGGTCGCCACCCCGCGCGAGCTGTATGAGAACCCGGCGAACGCGTTCGTCGCCGGCTTCATCGGGTCGCCGGCGATGAACCTCAAGACGGTGCCGCTGACCAGCGAAGGCGCGGTGCTGGACGGGACCACCATTGCGCTGCCGCGGGAAGCCATCGCCGCCGCCGGGGGCCTCAAGGAGGTCACCTTCGGTGTCCGTCCGGAGGCGCTGTCGCTGACCTCCGGCGACGGCAGCGGACTGGCCATGACCGTCGAGCTGGTCGAGGAGCTTGGCGCCGACGCGCTCATTCACGGCGTCATCGACGTCAACGGCTCGCCGGAGCGTTTCGTCGTCCGCACCGACGGTCGCACCCCGCCGGCGCTCGGCCAGAAGGTGACCGTGGCACTGCGCGACCACAGCGAGATCCACCTCTTCCACCCCGAGACCGGAGTTCGCCTGGCCGTGTAG